A region of Zeugodacus cucurbitae isolate PBARC_wt_2022May chromosome 5, idZeuCucr1.2, whole genome shotgun sequence DNA encodes the following proteins:
- the LOC105213766 gene encoding protein nemuri-like has translation MSIKLSICIVLLAVLCCYTQGTFAKQQQQQGALESVNSNLSENNNEAENYIGAQSKLETVLRKATEDDDDEDDDDVDGSRRRRRGRRGGKRRNRRRRAGRRGRRRGRRGGRRRGRKGGRRNRRNRG, from the coding sequence atGTCGATTAAACTGAGCATTTGCATAGTGCTGTTAGCGGTTCTATGCTGCTACACACAGGGCACATTTGccaaacagcagcagcaacaaggcGCTTTAGAGAGTGTCAACAGCAATTTGTCCGAAAATAACAATGAAGCTGAGAACTATATTGGTGCACAGTCGAAACTTGAAACAGTGCTGAGGAAAGCAACCGAggacgatgatgatgaagatgatgatgatgttgatggCAGCCGTCGGCGTCGTCGCGGTAGACGTGGCGGCAAGCGCCGCAATAGGAGACGTCGTGCCGGCAGACGTGGCAGAAGAAGGGGACGTCGCGGTGGTAGACGTCGTGGACGCAAAGGTGGCAGGAGAAATCGCAGAAATAGAGGATAA
- the LOC114804172 gene encoding uncharacterized protein LOC114804172 has translation MGMSDAFGNKMCRLLGHCTTTTPRPIVPTGPTGPTTYTITLSPTGAPDPPPLPPPPPPPPPPPPPPPPPPPPPPPPTTPANPPANPPATPPATPPATPPATPPATPPATPPGPPRRRDELVTPQENKNTFAEDATPPATPPATPPATPPATPPATPPATPPATPPATPPATPPATPPATPPGPPRRRDELATPQENKNTFAEDGARGNAIDFKKLLNVQTTPAPIVTVEPSAPSTYTITISPTNTQPTTTTFTPTLPPPPPPPPPPPPPPPPPVPVPAPRSLNDDDGARRRGRGSFRRGGHRFRHGRTGRRGFRRGRRGRRGRRGNRRFRG, from the exons ATGGGTATGTCTGACGCATTTGGCAATAAAATGTGCAGATTACTTGGCCATTGTACAACTACAACGCCTAGACCGATAGTGCCAACTGGACCGACTGGACCTACAACTTATACAATAACTCTATCACCTACTGGTGCACCTGATCCACCACCActaccaccaccgccgccgccgccgccaccaccacctccTCCACCTcctccaccaccgccaccacctcCGCCACCAACAACACCGGCAAATCCACCAGCAAATCCACCAGCAACACCACCAGCAACACCACCAGCTACACCACCAGCAACGCCACCAGCAACGCCACCAGCAACGCCACCAGGACCTCCGCGAAGAAGAGATGAACTGGTGACGCCACAGGAAAACAAGAACACCTTTGCTGAAGATG CAACACCACCAGCAACACCACCAGCTACACCACCAGCTACACCACCAGCAACACCACCAGCTACACCACCAGCAACACCACCAGCAACTCCACCAGCAACTCCACCAGCAACGCCACCTGCAACTCCACCAGCAACGCCACCAGGACCTCCGCGAAGAAGAGATGAACTGGCGACACCACAGGAAAACAAGAACACCTTTGCTGAAGATGGTGCCCGG GGTAACGCTATCGATTTTAAGAAGCTTTTAAATGTACAAACCACACCGGCTCCGATCGTTACGGTAGAGCCAAGTGCTCCAAGTACCTATACGATTACAATTTCTCCAACAAATACgcaacctacaacaacaacatttacgcCAACATTACCACCACCACCTCCTCCTCCACCACCTCCTCCTCCACCGCCTCCACCACCTGTGCCAGTCCCAGCGCCTCGTTCTTTGAATGATGATGATGGTGCTCGACGACGCGGACGAGGCTCATTCCGTCGTGGTGGTCACAGATTCCGCCATGGTCGTACCGGCAGACGTGGATTTAGACGCGGTAGACGTGGTCGACGTGGCCGAAGAGGCAACAGACGTTTCCGTGGTTAA
- the LOC105213767 gene encoding protein nemuri-like — MSPKIAYFLAAMLAILCLLQQFESSTAANTGLSREELAAHRQLQQNTNNQLNKNEYNNEDVDDEDDDDVDDEDDDEAEEGSDAKDEDEANNLALRDEVSENAAQAQEKNTSKDTEGALANSQEGADVGGRARRRGRRGGRGRRRRAGRRRGRRGGRRRGSRKGLRKVRKSRKHSSG, encoded by the coding sequence ATGTCTCCAAAGATTGCATACTTTCTGGCCGCGATGCTGGCAATCCTTTGCTTGCTGCAACAATTCGAAAGCAGTACAGCCGCCAATACCGGATTGTCGCGTGAAGAGCTTGCTGCGCATAGACAATTACAACAGAATACCAACAATCAATTGAACAAGAATGAATACAATAATGAAGATGTAgatgatgaagatgatgatgatgttgatgatgaGGATGATGATGAAGCGGAAGAAGGCAGTGATGCCAAAGATGAAGATGAGGCTAACAATTTGGCTTTGAGGGACGAAGTCTCTGAGAATGCCGCACAAGCGCaggaaaaaaatacatccaaagaCACTGAGGGTGCACTTGCCAATTCGCAGGAAGGCGCCGATGTAGGGGGACGTGCACGTAGACGTGGTCGCCGAGGTGGTCGAGGACGTCGCCGTCGTGCCGGTCGCCGTCGTGGACGTCGTGGTGGCAGACGTCGTGGCAGTCGCAAAGGTTTACGTAAAGTACGCAAATCAAGAAAGCACAGCAGTGGTTAA